The DNA segment CGCCGGATGGTTGGTAAGCGGGAGCCTGCTATGGAGCGTGGGGGCGGGCGCGGCCACCATCTGCGACGACTATCAGCCACCCTCGGGAATGGTGGTCACCTCCAGCGGCACGGCGGCCTCGTGCGAAGGCTTGTGCCGGGCACGTGAGATCGAGCCAGTGCGCGGCGCGGTGATGACTATCTGCGCAGGCCAACGCATCCCCGAGGGCTACGACATCGTGGCCACCGAGACCATTCCGGCCTGCGACTGCCTAGGGCATAACGACAATGCCTATGTGATCCGCCGCCAGCGTTGAAGGCTGGCGCGCTTGGGCTCACTGCCCTTCTTTGGCAAGCGCCTTCTGGCAGGCCGAACAGCTCACATGGCTTTCGATTCCAGCGCCCCAGTTACCCCAGCAGATGTTGTCGCAACGAGTCTTTTCGGCCTGCAGATTGATGCAGCCGTTGCTGTCCTTGCAGGTGGTGCAGCCCCAACCTGCCAAGCCTAGCCCGGCGACGAGCACCAATATCAACCCTGAACGCACCCGGCGCCTGGGTTGAACCCGTTCTTTCGCTCCCACTGACATCACCCAACCAACCTGAATCTATCAAACCATCATCCGGCGTGGCGGCTGTCGCCCGCGGCTTCGGAGCGCGACTTTAAATATGGCCGCAGATGCACCAGGCTTCGTTGACCATCCGAATGGTCCCGGTGGAATCGGCGAATTTGCCCAGGGCCGCCCTGATCGCGCTGATGACTTTGCTTACACTGTCGGGAGTTTGGCTGCTCAGCAGCGCCCGCAGCGGTCCCGACTTGCTCAGATGCTCGGCGCAGACCTGCGCGTTGGGCCATTCATTGCTGATCGTGATCGGCTCCACCGTGACATCCTTGAAGCCTGCGGCGCGCAGCGCCTCCAGCAACGGCTGCGGATTGCCCAGGCGAAGCGGATGGGGGGCGTTGGGATCGCGTGGGGGCGTACCCAGCACGCCGCGTGCGACCTCCAGGCCCACGCTTATCATCGGCACTTTCTCCGGAACGCTCCAAACCGCAGTGGCGAAACGACCGCCGGGCAGCAACAATTCGGCGATCCGGCGCGCGGCCCGCTCCAGATTGGGCACAAACATCATCCCCATCCGGCAGACCACGGCGTTGAACTGCCGCGGCCCCACCGCCAGGGTTTCGGCGTCAGTCTCGACGAATTCCATGTTGGACATGCCCAGCGAAGCGGCACGCTCGCGCGCCCCCGCGATCATTCCCGGCGCCTGGTCGGTGGCCACCACCAGCCCGCCCGGACCCACCAGTCGAGCCGCGGTCACCGCCGGCTCGCCCAGGCCGGTGGCGATATCAAGCACGCGATCGCCGGGCTTGATCTGGGCCAATTGCACCAGCCGGTCCGCGATTGGCTGGTTAGCTCGCTCGCGCGTGGCCCACAGCTCCTTCCAGCTCTCGGCCGCGTTACTCCAGTATTCGCGCTGCTCAAGCCGCAGTTGATCCAGATTCTGGCCTTGTTCCGCCATGATCGTCCCCTGCCTCCAAGCGGGTCGGCCACGATGGCCGAAGTTGCACTCTAACGTCGTAGCTTTGCGCCCGCAGGTCAAGGTCTGGAATGTTAGGCAGTCGGCGGGGTGGGTTTGCCTGGCTGCCGCGCAGGCCGCATAATACCGACCTTAACCATCACGACTGGCGGAGCGGCCGATGACTAAGCATCCGGACCTGCGCCACGAGCGTAAGCTGTGGCAGGCTGGCGTGCAGTTGGTAGCGGGGGTGGACGAAGTTGGAGTCGGTCCGATGGCGGGACCGGTGATGGCGGCGGCGGTAATTTTTGCGCCGGAGACCTTTATCAAGGGTGTGCATGATTCCAAGCAGCTCTCCCCCCTCCAGCGCGAAGCGATGTTCGAGGCCATCCAAGCGCGCGCCTTGGCGATCGGGGTGGCGGAAGTGAGCGTTGAGGAAATCGATCGAATCAATATTTTTCACGCCGCGCAGGCTGCTTGCCGCACCGCAATCGCGCGCTTGGCCACGCTCCCCGAGCATGTGCTGGTGGACGGCCGCGCGCTGCGCGGCCTGCAAGTGCGCCAGACTGCGATCGTCGGCGGCGATCGCAAAAGCTTTTGTATCGCCGCGGCCTCCATTATCGCCAAGGTCCAGCGCGATCGTCTGATGTGCTATTACGACCAGCTCTATCCGGGCTACGGGTTCGCCCGCCACAAAGGCTACTGCACGGCCGAACATTTGGCCGCGGTCAAGCGGCTGGGCCCCTCGCCGCTCCATCGCACCTC comes from the Candidatus Binataceae bacterium genome and includes:
- a CDS encoding methyltransferase domain-containing protein; this translates as MAEQGQNLDQLRLEQREYWSNAAESWKELWATRERANQPIADRLVQLAQIKPGDRVLDIATGLGEPAVTAARLVGPGGLVVATDQAPGMIAGARERAASLGMSNMEFVETDAETLAVGPRQFNAVVCRMGMMFVPNLERAARRIAELLLPGGRFATAVWSVPEKVPMISVGLEVARGVLGTPPRDPNAPHPLRLGNPQPLLEALRAAGFKDVTVEPITISNEWPNAQVCAEHLSKSGPLRALLSSQTPDSVSKVISAIRAALGKFADSTGTIRMVNEAWCICGHI
- a CDS encoding ribonuclease HII, encoding MTKHPDLRHERKLWQAGVQLVAGVDEVGVGPMAGPVMAAAVIFAPETFIKGVHDSKQLSPLQREAMFEAIQARALAIGVAEVSVEEIDRINIFHAAQAACRTAIARLATLPEHVLVDGRALRGLQVRQTAIVGGDRKSFCIAAASIIAKVQRDRLMCYYDQLYPGYGFARHKGYCTAEHLAAVKRLGPSPLHRTSFSPVMAAAQLRLQLQ